Below is a window of Cygnus atratus isolate AKBS03 ecotype Queensland, Australia chromosome 3, CAtr_DNAZoo_HiC_assembly, whole genome shotgun sequence DNA.
ACTCTGAGCTGCTTAAATAACTTGCTGCAGCTGAAAGTAGCAGTCCCACTCCTAGCCATGTGACCTTAAACCCTTTTCCTAGTTAGTTTTCACCCAGTTTAGTGTGCTGAACTGGCTTAGGAGGGGGTCAAGTGAGTGCGCACAgaagagggggaaggggagaatgCCTTTCTGACAGCAACAGTTATATTGGGCTTGAACTCTCTCTGGAAGCGTTACCAGCGGTCACGCTGCAGCTGTTTGTAAGCCCTTGCTGTAAACTGAGTCAGCGGGGAGATCTGCTGCCATGACGAGTTCGCGGTGTGGCTTGCAGgtctgcctgctgctgagagTATGAGGAACCACAGCGCAGAACTGGGAACAACAGCGAGGAGTGGGGAATCGAGGGGGAACTTCTTAACCCAGCTCTGAGAGCAGAGCTTGGCTGGGGAACTACACCCTGTGTGTTAAAAGAGAAAGCTATCCGTGTAACCTGCTTAAAATTAGAAAGGGTGTGGATTCATAATCCTTAAACTGATACTGACGCTGGCTGACATCAGAAGGGGCAGTCCTGCCCGCCTCAGTCCACCTTCCCTAATAATTCTCCTGCGTGGCAATGCCAGCACTTACCTGAGCATGTCTCAAGCTGCATCAGGGAGCTGATCTGGCTCAAGACTAACCaacccttccttctccctttgcAGGTGAGGTTTTAGCTAGAGCAGTTACCCAATCTTTATAACCAGCATCTCGACTTGGGTTGTAGGGGTGggttgcttttttgcttttttatctgtgttttttgtttgtttgttttttatcccATTTCACCATGGGGTTTTGTAGTTCTAAGAGAACTGATGGACAAGTTCTTAAGCTTCTTCATCTTGTGGTGTATGAGTTGGTCATTCCCAGCTGTTTGCTCATCTAGTGGTAGGAGGAAATGAGCCAGTGCTTCAGTGCACAATCTGGCTGATTTAGCACAACCTCACCTTCACAGGCTGTGCGAGTTAAGGTGCTAGACTTTGTACTGATGTGTACCTGTGTCTAAACCTGCGTGGTCTTGCACTTGCCTAGTTTTTGAAAGCTAATGATGAAACCAAACTATATGGTATTAAATCTGTGTATATGATTGTACCAGCCAGCAAAGCCAAGGAGACGATAGAGAGAGACCTGTTTCAGTCCGTGGAGCTGAACAACAGAACACAGTGAGCTCATTAAATGCCTGTCTctggtgaagaaaacacaaaaggcTTTTATTGTTCTAGAAAAGATGCAAATGTTTCCAAGTTAAAAGAAGGCTGTGGCTAAAGCTTGTTGAACGGTAAAAAACAATTGCTTAGTGAAAAAAACTGggtattatttaaaacattcaaatgaGTGGTCAAAAGCACAACTGCAAAAACAGACTGTATAAGGTATTTGATTTCATATTGCCTCACAGccaaatttttaaaacattactcCTCTGTAGCGTCAACAAAACACGCATTAAACGCATTGAGAATCTCAGAGTAAATGTCAGAAGGACGTTGGCATCAAAGAGGAATGTATTTCTATTGAAATTATGCAAAGATCTTTTTATACAGCACTGGGCTTTATAGTGTTTCCATGAGCAGCCTGCAAATAAGTGTAAAATTGTTGTGGTACAAATTTGCAGGTGATGGAGGTGGAGAAAGTATAGTGATGAGCAAGATGCTTGAGCACactcaaataaaatgttttctctttctgaagcatGGCCTTGCATTTTATCCTAAAGCACATAAATCCAGCTTATTTGCTGGAGAACAATAGCTTGGAAAGTCAtaggttttttttctaaagagtAGAGCCATGCTGGACAAATCATGTAATATGAGCATTGCCATTGGCTGTGCTGTAGAATTTGTTGATTAGATAAGTATATGCATAACAAATTGCTAGTTCTGCTAATATAGATTATTCTGCTTGGAGAACTGGTTTTTGTTATACTAGCATGAGCTCTTAAAGGGTTGGTGATAAAACGCTACATCAAACAGcctgtaaatacagaaaaaactATCGTAAGATGGTGAggataaaagcagaaatacgATCTTGTTTATAAACAAGGAGCAAtgatgggaaggaagaaatgatttttatcTTAGTGTATGCTGTTAGAGAGAGCGATATCAGAATGTTGTCACTAACTCTGATCTGATCTGAAAAGGATGTTGGAAGATTGGAGAGGGTTCAAAGGAGATCGAGTGCAATACTTCAAGGCTTAAAATTACTCCCCCACCATCACCACATGAGGAATTCCCCCTGCTCACTTCGATCAAAAAAAACTACTGAGAAATGACTTGGTTAATATTCAAGTACCTTAACAGGGATGAAGGTTACTGGTTGATAAAGGGCCTTTGTAATCTCAGACTGATACACAACAAAATATTAACTGGAGACTGGGGCCAGCTGCTTAAATTCGAGAACAGCCCCAAACTAGGTGACTTCAGCAGCCCCTTCTAGCTGTGCTGGTACAGCTGTTTGTTTTCGCACTTCAGTATACGCTTCGGTTATTTCAAGCCAGGTTGGCtttgtttacttctttttttttacaagatgaaataaaaactcTTAAACGTGAAATACCTCGCTCATTTAGGTATAATGGTTTAAAGTTTAAAGGTGCTTCCTGCTTAATATGATTTACTCTGGCTTGATCCATTTGAATGGATATTATACAGGGAACAGTTGCAAGATTTAAGGCAGTcaacaactgaaaataatggGTTCTTTTCATTCATAAAGATGGGCAGTGGGGGGGATGAcactgaagaagaggaagatacCTGGAGGAAAAGACATTGTATTCAGTCTACCCCATCGGTGTTTACATTACATGACAATCCATACTTCTTCAGGTGGGCTGCTCATTGCGAGTGTGTTATTTATTCTTACAATTTACATGGGGAAAAGTGTTTATAGAAAGGGAGATGGAAATGTGTACTCAtatgattttcttccctttgaaaGGGGAAGTAAGAGGGAACTATGGCTGATAATAAATTCCActgcttttttatatttatttttacagctgaagTTTTCCAAGCCTTCCTTGTCATTCATTAGTAGATCTGTATTATGGAACATACTCCTATTTCCTCACCCACCCCGCCCTCTTCACTTACCCCTGAGGAgacatttgtttcaaaaattcaAACTACTTCAAGTAGTAGTAATTTGGATTATTGAACCACTACTAATCTGCAAAGACATACCAGGTGGAACTCTAGGACTATCTTTGACTATCTTCCATCTATGTTGCAACCCAGTGTTTTCATGAATGATTTGAATATATGCTTATTATATCTGTAGGTGATGCTAAACCCACATACTGAAGAGGCCAagattaaaattcaaaatgatcCTGACGGTTTAAAGTGTTTGCAATTAATAAAATGCAGTGCAGTGAGTACGAAGGCTTTGCTGCAGTGCCAGTAGTCATGAACGAGATGTAGAATAACTGGCTAGGCAACAGCTCTTCACTACAGGAGCTAGGTCTTTAGTGGACCACAAACTAAACATAAGTCAACAGCgctgtgattttctttcagcgaaagaaaaatgcagccaCTCTGTTAAGAGAGAAATTGAAATTGCAGCCTGAATATTGTGTCTACTTTTGGGCACACTGAAAGTGCTGCCCTTCCAAGAAAAGAAGAGCATTAAAAGGAGGTTGAGGGAAAGCTAtctgagctgcagaaaacatGACCTGTGTTGGAAGATTGAAATATTTGTGGTGTGTAGCCTGTAGAAAACAAGGCTGAAAGGAGTTGCAGAACGTAAAAGAATGAACTGTATTTAGGGCACAAATTAGAGCAGGGAAGACTGTAGGTGCGTTTTCCCTGAGGACTTGCCTGTGTAGAGTAAATTAATGTGGACAGCCTGCACTTGTAGGGATTTTTAAGAGGATGGTGGACAAACATCTTCCGGGACCAGCAGAAGGCCATCTCGGCCTTTGCAGGAGGATGGAGAAATGAATGAACTGCACAGGGGGATCCCCTCTTGACCTGTGTGTCTACAGGTCTGGGCAGAATTGTTGTTGTGCTTTTCCCTTCAGTTTCTAAAAAGTGTATGTGCAGATGAGATAAAATAGGTTAGATTTGATCTTGGAAACTAGGGTGAGTACAGTTTGAGAAGATTAGTTGTACTGAAGGGTGATTAGCCTCATTGTTTTTATAGAGTAATTAAATCTGTAGCTTTAATCAGAAAGGCGCAAATTCTTTGAAGGAGGGAGAAACAAAGGGGTGATGACTTTTAATCCAATCAGGGAGGATGGCTTTAATACAGATGAATTCAAAGGCTGGGCCTTTAATAAACAAGGTAGACTTAGATGAACAATCTGTAGGGGAAGTGTTACCACCACCTGATTTGGTTAAAGCTACTCAGAAAGTGGTGGCTGTATAAGCAGAGGCTCGCTGGTGGCCTGGTCTGGAAGTAGATGGACTTGTGGCCTCACCTGGAGAGGCTGCCAGTTGGCACAGACGCCCAAGTCTGTAGGAACGTGAGAGGTAAGGTTCCCTTGTGCAccatctgttgcttttcttgtaTCTGAAGACTTAGGTATACTGGGAGTTGGTTTTACATTCAGGAATTGTGACTGCATGAGGTCAAgcctctgtttaaaaaaacatggTTTGCACTGATGTCATTTCAGGCATATTGGAAGTATCAGCATTGCCAGGAGGTTCTCAACAGTTTGTGCTGGCGATGGCTACTGATAGCTAAAATCGAGAATGAACCCCTAAAGCCTGATTGGCTTATGCTTGCAGATATTGTGTTGGGTAGAAAAGTTTCACCAGTTTATTGCATAGTGTCTCTCTGTCTTTTGCTGTGTTACTGTCTTCTTATTTGGATATGTAAATAATAAACAGATTGTCTTTTCTCTTAGTGACTTGCTCTACAAGATAATATCACCGCTTTTGCATGATATGCTGGAAATGGGTTCCTGTAAAGTCTGAATGTTTTTAACCAGTTATGTATAAGGCAGAATACTTGCAAAGGATTGTCCTGTAGAAAGCCTGTAGTCTTCCAAGAGTACACACTTGCTTCTGGTCTTGCTCTGtggaaacaggattttttttctatcatttctTTGCCTGGGACACTGCTTAAGGATCCTGGGATCTGtgcacaaataaaattttgttccTTGACCTTTATTTGTCTCTGGCTTTGTAAGCTTAGCTGTTGAGATACTTGCTGATAGTCTGTGGAATAAACTGAGGCATCCATTGAAAACTTTGAGCTGTGTGGAAGGTGGTGATTGCAGAGTGGACAGAAGGTTCATGAGGCAGACTGAGAAGTGCCCCTGAAAACATTGGCCTTTGTTACCAAGCAAAACACTTATATGAGAGTGTGAAGCGATAGGAATGAAGAATAGCGTGAGCTGCAGCCAGACTAAAACTAATTTTCACTGGGCTGGAGTTTCTGTCTTAGCTCATGCTCAGACcttgttttcttccctaaactggaagaaaaatcctcTCACATTATTCTCTTAAGTGAAGGTCTTCTGCTGTAGGCTGTCAGTCAGGGACTGTAGCTTTTTGGTTATTCATCTGGTTTTCTGGTGACTTCTCATTCAGCTTTTAAGTTAGGCTAAGCAGTCATTtagtttctgaaattaatttagtCAAAAATAAGCTCTTCTAAAACAGCTAGATCGGAAGAAGGTGCAACTTTACTGTGTAGCCTGATATCGAGATTGGAGCATGTTCTGGCCTTTCTCTGAACCAGCGTGTACAGGTGATTTCATTAAACCTTGTTGAATGCAGGGAGTGTGTGAGGTTCTTGTGAAAATTTGtgggctgattttttttttttttatttttagtttttcaggaGTTGGGTTGGAAGCTTGGTCTTTTTAAGCCTTTCTTCGTTTGCCAAAGtctaattttaaactttttttttaaccaaagactactttttttaaaaacacatgttAAATACTGATATAGGTTCTTCCTTATTTAACTATAAAGGAAATATGAGTGACAATAGTATTTTAAGCTGAGTGTTTCCAAATTGACGATGTATTTCAGCTGTTCAGAGAGGCTTAAAATCTGTACCGCTTTGGGCAGTAGCTGACAAAGAGGATAGGTATGCAGAAAGGAAGTACAGTTGCTCTGAAGCCTACGTTATGCTGTATGGTGAAAGACCCTCTGTTGAGAAGGGAGCCCTTACCTTCTATTTACCAATTGTAATCTTGGGTTTTTCAGTAGGGTGGCTAGTGAAATTTACAGCAAGGGTAGCCTTTGCTTTTAGCAGACCAAATGATGCTTGCAGTAAGCGTAAGATTTTGAATGTTCTCCTCTTCATATGCAAAACCTTTTTGGCACTGCCCAAACAAGTGCAGGGGCTGCAGTATAGAGAGGGATTATAATTATAATTCCTGGCACAGGAGTCTCTTGCAGCATCCTCTGAAGCAGTGTGGTTTTACACTGCCCCTTACTGGGATTCTCTCATAGTGCAAGAACTCAAAGCTACTGGATGCCCAAGAGTTTGCTCTATTTCAGGGGTTTGGGttgtgaggtttttttgttttgttttggggttctgttgcatttttttccccaaggtaTGAGTTAAATAACATATAGTACTCTTCTGTGTatcaaaatgcattatttataatAGTTGCTTTAcagttaattttaatatttcttgatGTTTCATTGTGTTCTTAGAGTTTGTTTGAAAACTCCTTGTGGAGTTTGGTGATAATGGTCTTTGATACAGATCCAAACTGGTGGAAGCTTGGAATGACCTAGGAATtggtctttcatttttaaactagGGACCATTAGGCTTGATTTTCGACCACAGGAGCACTACGTTCCATGTATTAAAACTACATTccatggattaaaaaaaatctgaaagaatgGGGGATTAGGACTAGAGGCAATTCTCTGTTATTCCTGGGGAGTGAGACAGCTGAGTTCTCTGGCTAAACATAAAGCAATCTCACCATTCAGTTTTGTTTGCCAAGAATACAGTTGTCGAGTTGAGGATGTTGTGTTTAGCTAAATGGGTAGCAAGTTTAGAATGATaattggggtggggggaggcaCAAAACAATGCAGTgatagtagtagtagtagttttCATCTGAAAGGTAACAGAGTTGTCTAATCAGTTCTATTCCCACAATGTGTGGTGCAAGCAGAGATCTTCATTGTAGTATTGGAAGATACAAAAGGGAGTTAAGTCAATGAACTTTTGATACATAATGGGAATCTCCTAGCATTCTGTAGATCCTAATGAGCTACCATTTTGCTGTGTAGAAGGAAGCTGCATAGAAATGCAAGCAACCGTAGTTTCAAAATTGAGCTTAAAAGTACAGAATGCCTTCTTAATTTATAGAACATTGAGCTTATTTTATGTGACAGTTGTACTTTTGTGGGGAGTGACTTTCAGCAATATCTGAAGTGCAGTAGGTATCTTGTGggaatcaaaaaacaaaatgctaacCTGGCTAGATTCCCAGCTCCCCTTGTGACACACAGTTAAGTACCCCACTGAAGAAACTAATTATTCAGGTTAAAGGATTTGTGAAAATGCTTGAATACTTCTTGGCAATCTGGCTGTATAGACAGTACAAAGCTTTACAACTGATGATTCTTGCTGAGCTTAATTTGATCAAGGAATACCTCTACAGGGGCATGCATAAAAGGAAGCCAAAGTACAGACAGCTTTCCTTGGTGTATTGCACACAGccatttttctgtgcaaaaacCACCAGCTCAGTTACAGAGGGAGCATGGAAAAGGACAATGTGAGGGATTTGGGACTGAGTATTCTGGTGTGAACAATTCAGGAATGACCTGTGATGCTCTGCTCCATGGACTGAATAGGGGAAGTTACAAAGATGGCCAggataaaaatgcttttattctgaGATTGCTCAGGAAACAGGAACTGGTACATTAAGAATGAAACACATCATTAAGGCATTAATAGAGAGTATTTTTCCATAACTTGTTGACTCACTAGCCTGTTAGCCTTTGTGGGCTGCTTATCAAACTTTTCAGAGACCACATTCTACGAGAGAGacttagttttaaaatgttgtttcattTGGGTGCACAGAGCAACTCCAAGTCACCATGGCCTCATGGCTTACGTAGTTCATGAGCTACTAATTGCTATGAAGAATTCCTGTAGTTCAAACACTGTAGTCACAAGAACTAGTCTCTCCCAAAACACCTACATTTGGGTATTTCGAAGTAGAGACCTGGCCCAATACTTTCTTCAGATGCCTAAAATTGTCCTTTTAAGTGGGCGCATCGATCAGAAATGTTACTTTTGACAGTGTCTTCCAGGACTAAATGAGAATACAGGGAGTTCTCAAATCCAAGGTGGTCTTCTCCATTTCAAAAAAGATTGCCTGAATGATTTAGTAGGTCTTCCTGGGTCTACCAAAATCTTAATGTTGTTGAATGGtatagttttatttctgcatatgctcttgaagaaaaacattctgattGCCAGAATAAGGAGAAAGATTCAGATAGTGATGTTTATCGAATGAACTGTGCTCAGCAACCGTGTCTAAGAAACTCTGACTTCAAAACAAGCTATGAAGTCAGAGAAAGGTTAGCTAGCCTTTGTTAATCTAAGCCCTTTTATCCTGCTTAATGAAGGGAAGCAACATCATAAAGCTAATCTGTGGGCTGGAACTGTCAGTACCATtactaattttattattttttttgtaaaaacaggGCTGAATGAaccataaaaaattaataaccTGATTTTGTGTCCCATGCAGGTTTTCTCAAGTTCTGGAAGTAGCAGGACGTTTGGTTGCTAACTGACCTGGAACTTATGCTCCACCTTGGAAAGATCTGCAGTGGGAGCCGTTCACCTTCACATACCCTGTAGTTTTCTGCCTCAGAAGAAAAGGACTTGGTGTGTGAGAGTGGCACAAGGTGACAATGTAACATAGGTGATGCTGAAGGTCTCCTGAGAAGAACTGACTCTGTAAGAGGCTTCTCCTTCATCCTCCTCtcccccgccttttttttttttttttgataactCCCCCTTTCAGTATCTACAAGCAAGATGCCAGCCAAGACACCCATCTACTTGAAAGCCGCTAACaacaagaaagggaagaaattcaAACTAAGGGATATCTTGTCTCCAGATATGATCAGTCCGCCACTTGGAGATTTTCGTCACACCATACACATTGGAAAAGAGGGACAACATGATGTTTTTGGAGACATCTCCTTTTTGCAGGGCAACTATGAGCTATTGCCTGGAAATGAAGGAGAAACTAGAGGTAGCCAATCTGATGGCCACAGTGAATTCTTAAGGGCAAACAGCACTTCTGAATCCATGTTTACAGAAACTCCATCACCAGTGCTCAAAAATGCTATTTCCCTTCCTGCCATTGGGGGTTCTCAAGCTCTCACGTTGCCCTTACTGTCACCAGTGacatttaattcaaaacaaGAATCCATCAAGTCATCAAGAAATCCTAGGCTTAGCTGTGAGCCAGTAATTGAAGAAAAGTTGCAGGAGAAAAGTAAACAGATGGAAGATGGAGAATCATACAAAGATGACTTATGGGAGCAAAATGGTTCTTCATCACATTTTTCTAATGGTAGAGACAGTCACTCATCCAGCTTTTCTGAACGATGCACTGATTGGCAAACAGTTGATTTATTTGATGACAGTCAACTTTCGTGTGAACTAACCAAGACAAAGTCAGAAGAATCCCTTTCAGATCTTGCAGGCTCTCTTCTCTCATTACAGCTTGACTTGGGACCTTCACTTTTGGATGAGGTCCTCAATGTAATGGACAAGAATAAATATTAGAACTGGTACTCCTTGCTTTCTTGTAAGTGATTCacttaaacaaaaccaacaacaaaaaaaaaccaccattcAAGAGTAGAGACGCTTAAAAATCAGCTGTATTTGCAGTTGTTTGACgggttttctaaaaatattcataaagtactatttttttacCTattgtttttcatgatttttattaCACTAAATTCTCGTATCAGGAAGGTaaattttaataacaattttcagcaaacataaaatgtttttaagtacCAGTATAATGATCAGAAACTTAAGAAACGGAGTTTGAGGATGATACTGATTGTGACATTTGGTTAGTTCACTTCTACAGGCTTCTGAATATATGAGACTCTGTAAGTGTCAGAAAGGAGATTGGTATTATTCACTGTTACAGACTATTACAACACCATGTTACATGTAGGCCTCTTTCTAGAACCTTATGTGGGGGGGTCTtgattgttgtgttttttttttttccctagtacCACTTCTGTTATACCTTCACAGTAACTATTTCTGCAGTCTTATACTACCGCTCTATATTCAGATGTGAACGATTTGAAGGCTTTTTTCAGCTTGAACACCTGGTCCAGAGTCTTGGCTGTTTTTAATGAGTATGCACAAATTTACACAAGTTGAGGCTTTGGGCCTTGTATTGTATATGAAATGATATGTTGTAAACAGGTGACACATGCAAGATATTAtggttaaattattttaaaagttgaaatatattttttgtgtgtatctTGGCTTTTTACTGCAGAGCCTACACATACAGTATCTCATCAAAATAGTTGCTTGACATTATTGGTGCTCTTCTGAAAATtgtatatttgtgtgtttgaaaagaaatatgtattgatattccttgctttttttcttcatttattgcCACACATGCTTAAACTTGCAACtgattattttaacttttcaagAAGGCACTGGTTATTCACAACGCTTGTGATGTGTGCTGCAACAGCCGATGTTTTGGGAAATGTGGATCCTTTAATACAGTACATGGATTGCATAGATATCTTGTgcaatacaataaaaaaattaaatcgCTATGTCTTTGTTATTCAGTACATAGCCTCACCAAAatacaaagttttgttttctgctataACAAACAGACTGCAGTAGAGTTGCAAAAATATGGGATCAAGGGGCAGATCAGATTGAGATACTATCTCGATTAATTTGACGTCTGCAATCCAGTATACTTCCTGGGGTTGTAAGGGCAAACTCCATGCACGTTGGGCCTTCTGGGATATACgttgatttttttgttaagtaacaggaaagcaaagagcaaTACTTTGGCACAGTGAAGTTAATGGCATAGTTCCTGCAgctttcagtaaagcctttAGGTAAAAATCCTGATGCAGTTTGTAAAGCGGTCTTGGGTCAAAAACCACATTGCATCTCTATCTTCCGATCAGAGCACATAAGTCATGGAAGATTTAGTATATATTATCTTCTTCATCAAAATTTCTAGGGAGTCAAGGTCAGCTAATTCCATTACTTCCATGTGTTTTAGGAATaattttgcccatgacagtaactATTCCTGCTTCTGGTCAAGCAGTTGTATTAGTGTGTATTGACGAGACATCTGTCTTCCATGTTCTGCATTTAAACGAGGAACTGAGATGTACAATGCCTAAGAgctgtgcttatttttaagataatttttaatttttgacatCATATTCTCTGTGTATGAGCCTGCATTAATTTTCCAGTGCATTCATGGTACAAGAAAGGTGCTTCTGTGACTATAGTGggttttgtgtttcagaaagCAGGTTCAAGGATCTGCTTGGCCACTTGTTTCTGATAGGATCTGGGGTTTAGGACCTAATGAGAATTTAGGCCAAAATTTTCATTGGAAAAACCTGTCAGTCATTAGCATAGGAGAAATTTGGGTAATAGGTAGTTTGGAAATAAGTAATTAGGCATTTTCTATGTAGACTAGCTTCGCTATCATGAACAGAACAAagtatttgtttaattaaagTCAGTATCTTGCAGGACTCCTCCAAGTATTTTCTGGAGAGCAGAAACAGATTCTTACAGCTGCTATTGCAGTtgtgttatttttgctttgtcatttttttataCTCGATTTCCTGGCTCCTGAAAAATGTCTTGCCACTTCAGGAGTTTTCAGTTTGTATCATCCTTTCTATGTGATTCCTCTTCTAAATTTGTAAATCCTTAGCTCTTACTATGACAGTGGGTGGTCCGAGTTAAATTATCATCACTCCAGGCAGAAAGAACCACTGTGTTGTGGAGGAGCCCTTGCTCAAGTAAGAACAGGATTTTTACCCTGGCAACATAAACTTCAtctttctaaaagcatttttgtcaCTGCCTTTAGAAGCTGAAACCCTGAATTTTTTGCATCTGATCAGTCTTCCACATAAAGCTTTAGGAGAGACAGAGTCAAAATGTGCCCAGCTTCTGTCTTGACATGTTCTTCTGTAAAACAGTGCTCTGTGTAATCTGATCCAGCATCGCCCTTGTCACAATACAGGTTGCCAGATGCCAGATCAAAGCCTTGGATTTCTGGTTTGTGAGAAGTTCTGCCTTCCTGAAGCCTTGATAAAATTGTAAATGGAAAGCTGACTTT
It encodes the following:
- the CDC42EP3 gene encoding cdc42 effector protein 3 produces the protein MPAKTPIYLKAANNKKGKKFKLRDILSPDMISPPLGDFRHTIHIGKEGQHDVFGDISFLQGNYELLPGNEGETRGSQSDGHSEFLRANSTSESMFTETPSPVLKNAISLPAIGGSQALTLPLLSPVTFNSKQESIKSSRNPRLSCEPVIEEKLQEKSKQMEDGESYKDDLWEQNGSSSHFSNGRDSHSSSFSERCTDWQTVDLFDDSQLSCELTKTKSEESLSDLAGSLLSLQLDLGPSLLDEVLNVMDKNKY